Proteins found in one Hippopotamus amphibius kiboko isolate mHipAmp2 chromosome 12, mHipAmp2.hap2, whole genome shotgun sequence genomic segment:
- the C12H20orf202 gene encoding LOW QUALITY PROTEIN: uncharacterized protein C20orf202 homolog (The sequence of the model RefSeq protein was modified relative to this genomic sequence to represent the inferred CDS: substituted 1 base at 1 genomic stop codon): MNKVENIIDIFPYQREPLPALINSILSDLARPCSXPEAGSRLSKSKVPQAHQVSIKVSPKDTEMKTAEEPTSTLEQTLEWLRKELAEMQVQDQRLLLTLRHLHSVLEELRTESAHWEDARSSGGTSPIRARAGSESRCRQPFSSRGLARLFQGVDSRRSSLP; the protein is encoded by the exons ATGAATAAAGTGGAGAACATCATTGACATTTTTCCTTATCAG CGTGAGCCACTTCCTGCTCTCATTAACTCCATCCTCAGTGACTTGGCCAGACCCTGCTCCTAGCCTGAAGCAGGTAGCAGACTGTCCAAATCAAAGGTCCCTCAGGCCCATCAGGTCAGCATCAAGGTCTCTCCCAAGGACACTGAGATGAAAACAGCAGAAGAGCCAACCTCAACTCTTGAGCAGACCCTGGAGTGGCTGAGAAAGGAGCTG GCTGAGATGCAGGTCCAAGACCAGAGACTCCTGCTCACACTGAGGCATCTTCACAGTGTCCTGGAGGAACTCCGCACAGAGAGTGCCCACTGGGAGGATGCCAGGTCCAGTGGCGGAACCTCCCCCATCAGAGCTCGAGCGGGCTCTGAAAGCAGGTGCCGCCAGCCCTTCTCCTCCAGGGGCCTGGCCCGGCTTTTTCAAGGGGTAGACAGCAGACGAAGCTCCCTCCCTTAA
- the TMEM74B gene encoding transmembrane protein 74B isoform X1, with protein sequence MPSALASRVGRQGGRPGTAAKGPRDELGPALPMASPPGLELKTLSNGPQAPRRPAPLGPAAPPREGVENACFSSEEHETHFQNPGDARLGSSPSPPGGIPSWPRSQRDDLSLPSEEGPGLEPVSRPVDYGFVSALVFLVSGILLVVTAYAIPREARVNPDTVSAREMERLEMYYARLGSHLDKCIIAGLGLLTVGGMLLSVLLMVSLCKGELYRRPTFVPGRGSRKTYGSINLRMRQLSGDGGQALVENEVVQVSETSHTLQGS encoded by the exons ATGCCCAGCGCCCTCGCCTCCCGCGTGGGGCGGCAGGGAGGGAGGCCCGGCACAG cTGCCAAGGGGCCAAGGGATGAGCTGGGGCCCGCCTTGCCAATGGCATCTCCCCCTGGTCTGGAACTGAAGACACTGAGCAATGGTCCCCAGGCCCCAAGGAGACCAGCTCCTCTGGGTCCAGCGGCCCCACccagggagggtgtggagaatgcCTGCTTCTCCTCGGAGGAGCATGAGACCCATTTCCAGAACCCTGGAGATGCCAGACTGggcagctcccccagcccccccgGGGGCATCCCGTCATGGCCTCGATCCCAGAGGGACGATCTATCCCTGCCTTCAGAagaggggccaggcctggagcctgtgagccgccCGGTGGATTATGGCTTCGTTTCTGCTCTGGTTTTCCTGGTGAGCGGGATCCTCCTGGTGGTGACCGCGTACGCCATCCCTCGTGAGGCCCGCGTCAACCCGGACACAGTGTCGGCACGGGAGATGGAACGACTGGAAATGTACTATGCGCGCCTGGGCTCACACCTGGACAAGTGCATCATCGCGGGCCTGGGGCTGCTCACGGTGGGCGGCATGCTCTTGTCTGTGCTGCTGATGGTCTCCCTGTGCAAGGGCGAGCTATACCGCCGGCCGACCTTcgtccctggcaggggctccagAAAGACCTACGGCTCCATTAACCTGCGCATGAGACAGCTCAGTGGGGATGGGGGCCAGGCCCTGGTGGAGAACGAAGTCGTCCAGGTCTCAGAGACCAGCCACACCCTCCAGGGGTCTTAA
- the TMEM74B gene encoding transmembrane protein 74B isoform X2 has product MASPPGLELKTLSNGPQAPRRPAPLGPAAPPREGVENACFSSEEHETHFQNPGDARLGSSPSPPGGIPSWPRSQRDDLSLPSEEGPGLEPVSRPVDYGFVSALVFLVSGILLVVTAYAIPREARVNPDTVSAREMERLEMYYARLGSHLDKCIIAGLGLLTVGGMLLSVLLMVSLCKGELYRRPTFVPGRGSRKTYGSINLRMRQLSGDGGQALVENEVVQVSETSHTLQGS; this is encoded by the coding sequence ATGGCATCTCCCCCTGGTCTGGAACTGAAGACACTGAGCAATGGTCCCCAGGCCCCAAGGAGACCAGCTCCTCTGGGTCCAGCGGCCCCACccagggagggtgtggagaatgcCTGCTTCTCCTCGGAGGAGCATGAGACCCATTTCCAGAACCCTGGAGATGCCAGACTGggcagctcccccagcccccccgGGGGCATCCCGTCATGGCCTCGATCCCAGAGGGACGATCTATCCCTGCCTTCAGAagaggggccaggcctggagcctgtgagccgccCGGTGGATTATGGCTTCGTTTCTGCTCTGGTTTTCCTGGTGAGCGGGATCCTCCTGGTGGTGACCGCGTACGCCATCCCTCGTGAGGCCCGCGTCAACCCGGACACAGTGTCGGCACGGGAGATGGAACGACTGGAAATGTACTATGCGCGCCTGGGCTCACACCTGGACAAGTGCATCATCGCGGGCCTGGGGCTGCTCACGGTGGGCGGCATGCTCTTGTCTGTGCTGCTGATGGTCTCCCTGTGCAAGGGCGAGCTATACCGCCGGCCGACCTTcgtccctggcaggggctccagAAAGACCTACGGCTCCATTAACCTGCGCATGAGACAGCTCAGTGGGGATGGGGGCCAGGCCCTGGTGGAGAACGAAGTCGTCCAGGTCTCAGAGACCAGCCACACCCTCCAGGGGTCTTAA